The following proteins are encoded in a genomic region of Halopelagius longus:
- a CDS encoding dihydrodipicolinate synthase family protein — translation MTDDVARRFEGAHCPLVTPFAGSDVDHEALGELVEHVLDGGVTGLVPCGTTGEFASLDAAEYRAVLETTVEYADGAPVMAGTAGTSVAETLDKIETAADVGADAALITLPYFHGSNDPAGDEAFVRRVADDAALPIYLYNIPACVGRPIAADSAVELAEHDRILGVKDSSGDFNYFSELLRRTPESFQLFEGFDSHFVPGLLFGSDGGVNALSNVIPEAFAAATDAAFDGDAEAARRIHEEHVAPLFQQCVEHGFGPATKAGLRARGVLETDEVRPPLVELDADARDEIASLVEDVVAAYE, via the coding sequence ATGACGGACGACGTCGCACGACGGTTCGAAGGCGCGCACTGCCCCCTCGTCACCCCCTTCGCGGGTAGCGACGTGGACCACGAGGCTCTCGGCGAACTGGTCGAACACGTCCTCGACGGCGGCGTGACGGGCCTCGTCCCCTGCGGGACGACGGGCGAGTTCGCCAGCCTCGACGCCGCAGAGTACCGGGCGGTCCTGGAGACGACCGTCGAGTACGCCGACGGCGCGCCCGTGATGGCCGGCACCGCGGGGACGAGCGTCGCCGAAACGCTCGATAAAATCGAGACGGCGGCCGACGTCGGCGCGGACGCCGCCCTCATCACCCTCCCGTACTTCCACGGGTCGAACGACCCGGCGGGCGACGAGGCGTTCGTGCGACGCGTCGCCGACGACGCCGCCCTTCCGATATACCTCTACAACATCCCCGCCTGCGTCGGCCGACCCATCGCCGCCGACTCCGCGGTCGAACTCGCGGAACACGACCGAATCCTCGGCGTGAAGGATTCGAGCGGCGACTTCAACTACTTCTCGGAACTCCTGCGGCGGACGCCCGAGTCGTTCCAACTGTTCGAGGGGTTCGACAGCCACTTCGTCCCCGGACTACTCTTCGGGTCCGACGGCGGCGTCAACGCTCTCTCGAACGTGATTCCCGAGGCGTTCGCGGCGGCGACGGACGCGGCGTTCGACGGCGACGCCGAGGCGGCCCGGCGGATCCACGAGGAACACGTCGCTCCCCTGTTCCAGCAGTGCGTCGAACACGGGTTCGGCCCGGCGACGAAGGCGGGACTCCGCGCGCGCGGCGTCCTCGAAACCGACGAGGTTCGACCCCCGTTGGTCGAACTCGACGCCGACGCTCGCGACGAAATCGCGTCGCTCGTGGAGGACGTCGTCGCCGCGTACGAGTGA
- a CDS encoding universal stress protein: MAILAAVDGDEEPDRAVTVGEDLAEAYGDELVVVHVLPQEEFEKRDEVRRGERYTVENGQHDAEATARTVVKASTDRPGPVVTRGRVGDVVEELLSEAERVDAKYLVVGGRKRTPVGKALFGSTTQSVLLSSDVPVVAVMDE, translated from the coding sequence ATGGCGATACTGGCAGCAGTCGACGGCGACGAGGAACCCGACCGCGCGGTCACCGTCGGAGAGGACCTCGCGGAGGCGTACGGCGACGAACTCGTCGTCGTCCACGTCCTCCCGCAGGAGGAGTTCGAGAAGCGAGACGAGGTCCGGCGGGGCGAACGCTACACCGTCGAGAACGGACAGCACGACGCGGAGGCGACGGCGCGGACGGTCGTGAAAGCCTCGACGGACAGGCCGGGACCGGTCGTGACGCGCGGACGCGTCGGCGACGTGGTGGAGGAACTGTTGAGCGAGGCCGAACGGGTGGACGCGAAGTACCTCGTCGTCGGCGGGCGCAAGCGGACGCCCGTCGGGAAGGCCCTGTTCGGGAGCACCACGCAGTCGGTGCTTCTGAGTTCGGACGTGCCCGTCGTCGCCGTGATGGACGAGTGA
- a CDS encoding DUF362 domain-containing protein, whose translation MVELEFPGRERLEAVNDASLSDLPTFATVRTVTDPPEVDDVPAATAAAIAEIPALDKLSRGAEVAITAGSRGIHDMPTVLSTAIEELRNRGLDPFVMPAMGSHGGATAEGQVETLASLGITEASMDCEIRSSMAVEAVAEDPNGEPVYAAEDALDADAILLANRVKLHTDYRGPVESGLCKMAVIGLGKHRGAENMHNAAIARGFDEVVPERAELLFEADDVPIVGGIAVVENDRERAARVEGVPVEDLPEREAELLERSAELFPSLPVEQLDFLMVDELGKNVSGTGMDTNVLGRVRFHNQPEVHTPEITRVYVRSVTEESHGNAIGIGLADFASRDLLESVDFEDMYVNITTSGEPERSKVPFVVPCDATAFVLAASMTGVPDLSEMRIGRIRNTLEPGTMLASEPVLDELEGRDDVEIGERRRLTFDDDGRLTTEIEG comes from the coding sequence ATGGTCGAACTGGAGTTTCCGGGCCGGGAACGACTGGAGGCGGTCAACGACGCGTCGCTCTCGGACCTCCCGACGTTCGCGACGGTGCGGACGGTGACGGACCCGCCCGAGGTGGACGACGTTCCCGCGGCCACCGCCGCGGCGATAGCCGAGATACCGGCGCTGGACAAACTTTCGCGCGGGGCCGAGGTGGCAATAACCGCGGGCAGTCGGGGGATACACGACATGCCGACGGTCCTCTCGACGGCAATCGAGGAACTCCGAAACCGAGGGCTCGACCCGTTCGTCATGCCCGCGATGGGGAGTCACGGCGGCGCGACGGCGGAGGGACAGGTGGAGACGCTGGCGTCTCTCGGCATCACGGAGGCGTCGATGGACTGCGAGATTCGGTCGTCGATGGCCGTCGAGGCGGTGGCCGAGGACCCGAACGGCGAACCGGTGTACGCCGCCGAGGACGCACTCGACGCCGACGCGATTCTCTTGGCGAACCGCGTGAAACTCCACACCGACTACCGCGGACCCGTCGAGTCGGGGCTCTGTAAGATGGCCGTCATCGGCCTCGGGAAGCACCGCGGCGCGGAGAACATGCACAACGCCGCCATCGCCCGCGGGTTCGACGAGGTGGTCCCCGAACGCGCGGAGTTGCTGTTCGAGGCGGACGACGTGCCCATCGTCGGCGGCATCGCCGTCGTGGAGAACGACCGGGAACGCGCCGCGCGCGTCGAGGGCGTCCCAGTCGAGGACCTGCCCGAACGCGAGGCGGAACTGCTCGAACGGTCGGCGGAGCTTTTCCCCTCCCTGCCCGTCGAGCAACTGGACTTCCTGATGGTTGACGAACTCGGCAAGAACGTCAGCGGAACGGGGATGGACACGAACGTACTCGGGCGGGTTCGGTTCCACAACCAACCGGAGGTCCACACCCCGGAGATAACGCGCGTCTACGTCCGGTCGGTCACCGAGGAGTCCCACGGCAACGCCATCGGCATCGGCCTCGCGGACTTCGCGAGCAGGGACCTGCTGGAGTCGGTGGACTTCGAGGACATGTACGTCAACATCACGACCAGCGGCGAACCCGAACGCTCGAAGGTGCCGTTCGTCGTCCCCTGCGACGCGACGGCGTTCGTCCTCGCGGCGTCGATGACCGGGGTGCCGGACCTCTCGGAGATGCGCATCGGTCGCATCAGGAACACGCTCGAACCCGGGACGATGCTGGCGTCGGAACCGGTTCTCGACGAACTTGAGGGGAGAGACGACGTGGAGATAGGCGAGCGCAGGCGGTTGACGTTCGACGACGACGGTCGGTTGACGACCGAAATCGAGGGGTGA
- a CDS encoding alpha/beta hydrolase produces the protein MTGESTDGVDEDAGRGELHPDAQAFLEGVESRGLPSTANLSVESEREQSAMLVERTEGPDVEEVFDISIPGPDDPIPLRIYRPAGDDGRGVLVYFHGGGWVLGGLDKMDAACRHMAVESGRLVVSVNYRHAPEHPFPAGLRDCRAATRWVTENADAIGGDAERVAVGGDSSGGNLAAAVALSFRDFDGPALERQLLIYPATEHAFDTPSHEENASGYYLERADSRWFWNHYLGDELDGKHPYASPLRARDLSGLPPASVLTCGFDPIRDEGIAYARRLSEAGVPVRHHHYSDQIHAFVGMFVEPMRPHAEEALATMLNDLSE, from the coding sequence ATGACGGGGGAATCGACCGACGGAGTGGACGAAGACGCCGGACGGGGCGAGTTGCATCCCGACGCTCAGGCGTTCCTCGAGGGGGTGGAGTCGAGGGGCCTCCCCTCGACGGCGAACCTCTCCGTCGAGTCCGAGCGCGAACAGTCGGCGATGCTCGTAGAACGGACGGAGGGACCCGACGTGGAGGAGGTGTTCGATATCTCGATTCCCGGGCCGGACGACCCGATTCCGCTTCGTATCTACCGACCGGCGGGCGACGACGGGCGGGGCGTCCTCGTCTACTTCCACGGCGGCGGGTGGGTGCTCGGCGGACTCGACAAGATGGACGCCGCCTGCCGCCACATGGCCGTCGAGTCCGGTCGGTTGGTCGTCTCGGTGAACTACCGACACGCGCCGGAACATCCGTTCCCGGCCGGACTGCGGGACTGCCGCGCCGCGACGCGGTGGGTGACGGAGAACGCCGACGCCATCGGCGGCGACGCGGAACGGGTAGCCGTCGGCGGCGATAGTTCGGGCGGCAACCTCGCGGCGGCCGTCGCGCTTTCGTTTCGGGACTTCGACGGCCCCGCCCTCGAACGACAGTTGCTGATATACCCCGCGACGGAACACGCCTTCGACACGCCGTCCCACGAGGAGAACGCGTCCGGGTACTACCTCGAACGCGCCGACAGCCGGTGGTTCTGGAACCACTACCTCGGCGACGAACTCGACGGCAAACACCCCTACGCCTCGCCGTTGCGGGCGCGGGACCTGTCGGGACTTCCGCCGGCGTCGGTTCTCACCTGCGGGTTCGACCCGATTCGGGACGAGGGAATCGCGTACGCGAGACGCCTCTCGGAGGCGGGCGTCCCGGTTCGGCACCACCACTACTCCGACCAGATACACGCCTTCGTCGGGATGTTCGTCGAACCGATGCGCCCGCACGCCGAGGAGGCCCTTGCGACCATGCTGAACGACCTCTCGGAGTGA
- a CDS encoding amidase, with protein MPLSSVSAAWIAEAGESMGFDLSAADAERFARGVSDELGGYAALDELAPTDASGSVAVRDVRAPGEDEDPHNAYITAFSMESGDGDADGPLSGVDVAVKDNLAVAGVPMTCGSRVFEGVVPRRNASIVDRLLSAAARIVGKTNMDELAYGPTSETSAFGPVTNPADGSRVAGGSSSGSAAAVAEGSADLALGSDTGGSVRIPASFCGVVGFKPSWGAVPRDGFVDLAYTLDHVGTLAPDVETAALGFDVIGGYDARDPSSALAREIPVGECASGLTDAPDPADLSLGVPEELLSDHVSEEVRERFRDAVATLESAGATVESVRLPTVEDAVYVWNAITNVEFAAALRRNGLPLERQGPFDTARYDAASARQSAAGVGFGDVVKERALVGAALLDRYDGRHYTRARNVCSTLKAEFEAALDGRDALVSPTMPVVAPEVGAWRPHEYDDADGGESLDVPLAYNTRPMDLAGVPGVTVPDGDDDGDALPVGVQFVAGSYEDAELLRIARTFERVRDGDA; from the coding sequence ATGCCCCTCTCTTCCGTCTCGGCGGCGTGGATTGCGGAGGCGGGCGAGTCGATGGGGTTCGACCTCTCTGCGGCGGACGCCGAACGCTTCGCTCGCGGCGTGAGCGACGAACTCGGCGGGTACGCCGCCCTCGACGAACTCGCGCCGACGGACGCCTCGGGGTCGGTCGCGGTGCGCGACGTTCGCGCGCCCGGCGAGGACGAGGACCCCCACAACGCCTACATCACGGCGTTCTCGATGGAGAGCGGCGACGGTGACGCCGACGGCCCTCTCTCCGGCGTCGATGTCGCCGTGAAGGACAACCTCGCCGTCGCGGGCGTCCCGATGACCTGCGGGTCGCGCGTCTTCGAGGGCGTCGTCCCCCGACGGAACGCGAGTATCGTCGACCGACTGCTCTCTGCGGCCGCGCGCATCGTCGGCAAGACCAACATGGACGAACTCGCCTACGGCCCGACGAGCGAAACCAGCGCCTTCGGGCCGGTGACCAACCCGGCGGACGGGAGTCGAGTCGCGGGCGGGTCCTCCTCCGGAAGCGCCGCCGCCGTCGCCGAGGGGTCGGCGGACCTCGCACTCGGGAGCGACACCGGCGGGTCGGTCCGCATCCCGGCGTCGTTCTGCGGCGTCGTCGGCTTCAAACCCTCGTGGGGCGCGGTTCCGCGCGACGGGTTCGTGGACCTGGCGTACACGCTCGACCACGTCGGAACGCTCGCGCCGGACGTGGAGACGGCGGCGCTCGGATTCGACGTGATCGGCGGCTACGACGCTCGGGACCCCTCCTCGGCGCTAGCGAGGGAGATTCCGGTCGGCGAGTGCGCGTCGGGACTGACCGACGCGCCGGACCCGGCCGACCTCTCTCTCGGCGTCCCCGAGGAACTCCTCTCGGACCACGTCTCCGAGGAGGTGCGCGAACGCTTCCGAGACGCCGTGGCGACGCTCGAATCCGCGGGGGCGACCGTCGAATCGGTCCGACTGCCGACCGTCGAGGACGCCGTCTACGTCTGGAACGCGATAACGAACGTCGAGTTCGCCGCCGCACTCCGGCGGAACGGCCTCCCCCTCGAACGCCAGGGACCGTTCGACACCGCCCGGTACGACGCGGCGAGTGCGAGACAGTCCGCCGCGGGCGTCGGGTTCGGCGACGTGGTGAAGGAACGCGCCCTCGTCGGCGCGGCCTTGCTGGACCGGTACGACGGCCGCCACTACACCCGGGCGCGGAACGTCTGTTCGACCTTGAAGGCGGAGTTCGAGGCCGCACTCGACGGCCGTGACGCCCTCGTCTCGCCGACGATGCCCGTCGTCGCGCCGGAGGTGGGCGCGTGGCGACCCCACGAGTACGACGACGCGGACGGCGGGGAGAGCCTCGACGTGCCACTCGCGTACAACACGCGCCCGATGGATCTCGCGGGCGTCCCCGGGGTGACCGTCCCCGACGGTGACGACGACGGCGACGCACTCCCGGTCGGCGTCCAGTTCGTCGCCGGGTCCTACGAGGACGCGGAACTCCTCCGAATCGCGCGCACGTTCGAACGGGTGCGGGACGGGGACGCGTAG
- a CDS encoding HpcH/HpaI aldolase family protein, with protein sequence MTEDGGLARIAEATEPSIGTWVTIPAPETAELLAGLGYDFVSFDQEHTPMSYETMGNLLRAADAAPGTTESLVRVADDDPTTLKRTLDLDPTAILVPMVETAEQAEEIVDASRYPPEGRRGLGLTRASGYGRSLSNHVETAEDELARFVQLESERAVENADAIATVDGIDGLFVGPVDLSLSMGRLGEWDDAEFLERVDSAIEAARDADAAVGTFATSADQREARLDWGVDFLVAGVDATHLAEGASAALDHAEGLVRREE encoded by the coding sequence ATGACCGAAGACGGCGGACTTGCGCGCATCGCCGAGGCGACGGAGCCGTCGATAGGGACGTGGGTCACCATCCCCGCGCCCGAGACGGCGGAACTTCTGGCCGGACTCGGCTACGACTTCGTCTCGTTCGACCAGGAGCACACGCCGATGTCGTACGAGACGATGGGGAACCTGCTCCGGGCGGCGGACGCCGCCCCCGGGACGACGGAGTCGCTCGTGCGCGTCGCCGACGACGACCCGACGACGCTGAAACGGACGCTCGATTTGGACCCGACGGCGATTCTCGTCCCGATGGTCGAGACGGCCGAACAGGCCGAGGAGATAGTCGATGCGAGTCGCTACCCGCCGGAGGGGCGGCGCGGACTCGGCCTCACCCGGGCGTCGGGGTACGGTCGCTCGCTCTCAAACCACGTCGAGACGGCCGAAGACGAACTCGCCCGGTTCGTCCAACTTGAGTCCGAACGCGCCGTCGAGAACGCCGACGCCATCGCGACGGTGGACGGCATCGACGGCCTGTTCGTCGGGCCGGTGGACCTCTCGCTGTCGATGGGTCGCCTCGGCGAGTGGGACGACGCGGAGTTCCTCGAACGCGTCGACAGCGCAATCGAGGCGGCCCGCGACGCCGACGCGGCGGTCGGAACGTTCGCCACCAGCGCCGACCAACGCGAGGCACGTCTCGACTGGGGCGTGGACTTCCTCGTCGCGGGCGTGGACGCGACGCACCTCGCCGAGGGAGCGTCGGCGGCCCTCGACCACGCGGAGGGCCTCGTCCGACGGGAGGAGTAG